In Persicimonas caeni, a single window of DNA contains:
- a CDS encoding KamA family radical SAM protein, which yields MANSTYDNRAALWKSVTREQWNDWHWQQRNRLRTLEQVEQVVELTDEERRAFADSCGAFRVAVTPHYASLIDPSDPGCPVRLQALPQPGELETQPFELEDPLAEEAHMPVPGLTHRYPDRVLFYVSHNCPVYCRHCTRKRKVSDPTTAASRAQIEAGLTYIRNTPEVRDVLVSGGDPLTLSDARLAEILRALRAIEHVEVIRLGTRNPVTLPQRITDELCELLADVAPVYLHTHFNHPRELGEDACRALDKLVRAGCVLGNQMVLLKGVNDDPETVLELNRKLLTHGCRPYYILQCDMSEGITHFRTPLKTGLSILDHLRGRIGGMGVPDFVVDLPGGGGKVELVPQYIVSREAADGGQHVVFRNWAGETFEFFDVDPTSN from the coding sequence ATGGCGAATTCGACCTACGACAATCGAGCTGCCCTGTGGAAGTCGGTCACTCGTGAGCAGTGGAATGACTGGCATTGGCAGCAGCGAAACCGCCTGCGCACGCTCGAGCAGGTGGAGCAGGTCGTCGAGCTGACCGATGAGGAGCGTCGAGCTTTTGCCGACAGCTGTGGGGCGTTCCGGGTGGCGGTGACGCCGCATTACGCCTCGCTCATCGACCCGAGCGACCCGGGGTGTCCGGTGCGTCTGCAGGCCTTGCCGCAGCCGGGAGAGCTCGAAACGCAGCCCTTCGAGCTCGAAGACCCCCTCGCCGAAGAGGCCCATATGCCGGTGCCGGGGCTCACTCATCGGTACCCCGACCGGGTGCTCTTTTATGTGAGCCACAACTGTCCGGTTTATTGCCGCCACTGCACCCGAAAGCGCAAAGTCTCCGATCCGACCACCGCAGCCTCCCGTGCGCAGATCGAAGCTGGGCTGACCTATATTCGAAACACCCCCGAAGTGCGCGACGTGCTCGTCTCCGGCGGAGATCCGCTGACGTTGAGCGATGCGCGCCTGGCCGAGATTCTGCGCGCCCTGCGCGCTATCGAGCACGTCGAGGTCATTCGGCTGGGCACGCGCAATCCGGTGACGCTGCCGCAGCGCATCACCGACGAGTTGTGCGAGTTGTTGGCCGACGTCGCGCCCGTTTACCTGCATACCCACTTCAACCATCCGCGTGAGTTGGGAGAGGACGCCTGTCGCGCCCTCGACAAACTCGTGCGCGCCGGCTGTGTGCTCGGCAATCAGATGGTTCTCCTCAAAGGCGTCAACGACGACCCCGAGACGGTCCTCGAGCTCAACCGAAAGCTCCTCACCCATGGCTGTCGTCCCTACTACATCCTGCAGTGCGACATGTCCGAGGGGATCACACACTTTCGCACGCCCCTGAAGACCGGCCTGTCCATCCTCGACCATCTGCGCGGCCGCATTGGAGGCATGGGCGTGCCCGACTTCGTGGTCGACTTGCCCGGCGGCGGCGGAAAGGTCGAGTTGGTGCCCCAATATATCGTGTCGCGCGAGGCGGCCGACGGGGGACAGCACGTCGTCTTCCGTAACTGGGCCGGTGAAACGTTCGAGTTCTTCGACGTCGATCCCACCTCCAATTGA
- a CDS encoding vWA domain-containing protein, with amino-acid sequence MRRKANTKIFWFSLVAAFLVVSPALGWNFDDGTCAPAAGFETGVAEPPQSMIMLDRSGSMDNPSQTCGGDICSFDGSIDGRTYVGYEYVCDGCTDALMCETMLSDYLSGSGSTYTINSTAYLGWRSCDGVQSLWEAAVAAIDAITFDLTQALPDDVRFGLGLFHGTGATIHLEAAEDRHPDIMAVLNNTSPGGGTPMATAIDTAHLSTTIQSAPTGAAGILVTDGEPDNARSAVIQAACEHRATAPLYVIGFGGGTDKAFNDVLAGAGGTGSCTNGGDPCASGTYQYDATYWTGKCTGSYQAENQTEFQNALNQISNQIACTFDISALATDPANPEWDDPNQGCANYDCLQIQLNGAVNQRIYHTSSTNAPVGWAWASTNHTQIRLLDMADGAADDYCQKLKSGYLSDPDENDISITRACMCTQTAGGNCSAGDMVPPPGACDCQVGNWVCVQGTDVCEPREPCVNDNGNPADKTGEGDACTVGVGECANTGTIQCIDGLPECDAVAGTPQPEVCDGLDNDCGGAADEAIGADDNTPGGLDIGGLCHVDCVGGACADEQLMISNEVNRCNLGEFLCDSGTPACAPFGAMPEVCNGLDDDCNGSVDNLSTSWDLVVDENGDPYTLPSEYAAAACYERDVCSCPNGARDDIEGTDFSSYVAGWANGSNPPDPTCVCGEGLRP; translated from the coding sequence ATGAGGCGTAAAGCGAACACAAAGATCTTTTGGTTCTCGTTGGTGGCTGCATTCTTGGTCGTCTCGCCGGCGCTGGGCTGGAACTTTGACGACGGGACATGTGCGCCGGCGGCCGGCTTCGAGACCGGCGTGGCCGAGCCTCCCCAGTCGATGATCATGCTCGACCGCAGCGGCTCGATGGATAACCCGTCGCAGACCTGCGGCGGAGATATTTGCAGCTTCGACGGCTCCATCGATGGGCGCACCTATGTTGGCTACGAGTATGTATGCGACGGGTGCACCGACGCGCTGATGTGCGAGACGATGCTGTCCGACTACCTGAGCGGTTCGGGTTCGACATACACCATCAACAGCACCGCATATTTGGGTTGGCGCAGTTGTGATGGGGTCCAATCGCTCTGGGAGGCTGCCGTCGCGGCCATCGACGCGATTACGTTCGATCTGACGCAAGCGCTTCCCGACGACGTGCGCTTTGGGTTGGGATTGTTCCACGGCACTGGGGCGACGATTCATCTGGAGGCGGCGGAGGATCGCCACCCCGACATCATGGCCGTGCTCAACAACACGTCGCCGGGGGGCGGCACGCCCATGGCTACGGCGATCGACACCGCGCACTTGAGCACCACCATTCAGAGCGCGCCCACCGGTGCGGCCGGTATTCTGGTGACGGACGGTGAGCCCGACAACGCACGCAGCGCTGTGATTCAGGCTGCGTGCGAGCACCGCGCGACGGCGCCGCTGTACGTGATTGGCTTTGGCGGAGGCACCGACAAGGCGTTCAACGACGTTTTGGCGGGGGCCGGCGGCACCGGCAGTTGCACCAATGGCGGCGACCCCTGTGCGAGCGGCACCTACCAGTACGATGCGACCTACTGGACGGGTAAATGCACGGGCAGCTACCAGGCGGAAAACCAGACCGAGTTTCAGAACGCGCTCAACCAGATCAGCAACCAGATCGCGTGCACCTTCGATATCAGTGCGCTGGCGACCGATCCGGCAAATCCCGAGTGGGACGATCCCAATCAGGGATGCGCCAACTATGACTGTCTGCAGATTCAGCTCAACGGAGCGGTCAACCAACGCATTTACCACACCAGTTCGACCAACGCGCCCGTGGGATGGGCCTGGGCGTCGACGAATCACACCCAGATCCGACTGCTCGACATGGCCGACGGCGCCGCCGACGATTACTGCCAGAAGCTCAAGAGTGGCTACTTGAGCGATCCCGACGAAAACGACATCTCGATTACGCGTGCGTGCATGTGCACTCAAACGGCGGGTGGGAACTGCTCGGCGGGCGATATGGTCCCGCCGCCGGGGGCGTGTGATTGCCAGGTTGGCAATTGGGTATGTGTACAGGGAACGGACGTGTGCGAGCCGCGCGAGCCCTGCGTCAACGACAACGGCAACCCGGCCGACAAGACCGGCGAGGGCGATGCGTGCACTGTGGGCGTCGGAGAGTGCGCCAATACCGGCACCATCCAGTGCATCGACGGACTACCCGAGTGCGACGCGGTGGCCGGCACGCCGCAGCCGGAGGTGTGCGACGGGCTCGACAATGACTGCGGCGGCGCAGCCGACGAGGCGATCGGCGCCGATGACAACACACCGGGCGGGCTCGATATCGGTGGACTCTGCCACGTCGACTGCGTCGGTGGTGCATGCGCAGATGAACAGTTGATGATTTCCAACGAGGTCAATCGGTGCAATTTGGGCGAGTTCTTGTGCGACAGCGGCACGCCCGCGTGCGCGCCGTTTGGCGCGATGCCCGAAGTGTGCAACGGCCTCGACGACGACTGCAACGGCAGCGTCGACAACCTGAGTACGAGTTGGGATCTCGTCGTCGATGAAAACGGCGACCCCTACACGCTGCCGTCAGAATACGCTGCCGCGGCCTGTTACGAGCGCGACGTGTGCTCGTGTCCCAACGGCGCTCGCGACGATATCGAGGGGACCGATTTCT